A window of the Alnus glutinosa chromosome 4, dhAlnGlut1.1, whole genome shotgun sequence genome harbors these coding sequences:
- the LOC133866931 gene encoding dof zinc finger protein DOF3.5 produces the protein MFTTCGGGHETALQCPPRPLPMDRRWKPNVEIAPNCPRCASSNTKFCYYNNYSLSQPRYFCKGCRRYWTKGGSLRNVPVGGGCRKTRRSKSARFPHTQRVSLTSSHNANYDQQSTDSCSSNGDSVSQRTETNGSGVDLAVVFARFLNQNPSNIEPAFTVPELPDNNSNAVSDSPKSLNPGSEQNSVAFEYQKPIGEADIHDILLEGLSGEEKVQELIEDDVNAFGIETLLDNEVAQDVLWSDAATLPNLMWQPMLQLQELESIQSNDQLRNSTNLISDSWSSFDLSGFEVFSRP, from the coding sequence ATGTTCACAACTTGTGGTGGTGGTCACGAAACGGCGTTGCAGTGCCCTCCTCGGCCATTGCCGATGGACAGAAGGTGGAAGCCCAACGTTGAAATCGCTCCCAACTGCCCTCGCTGTGCCTCTTCCAACACAAAGTTCTGTTACTACAACAACTACAGCTTGTCACAGCCTAGGTACTTCTGCAAAGGTTGTCGGAGGTACTGGACCAAAGGTGGGTCTCTCAGAAACGTTCCTGTAGGTGGCGGTTGCCGGAAAACTCGCCGTTCCAAGTCGGCTAGGTTCCCACATACGCAACGGGTTTCGCTAACTTCTTCTCATAATGCCAATTATGATCAGCAATCAACTGATTCTTGTTCCTCTAATGGGGACTCGGTGTCTCAACGAACCGAAACCAATGGGTCGGGCGTCGATCTTGCGGTTGTTTTCGCCAGGTTCTTGAATCAGAATCCAAGCAACATCGAGCCGGCGTTCACAGTCCCGGAATTGCCTGATAATAACTCCAACGCGGTGTCCGATTCGCCCAAGTCTTTAAATCCGGGTAGCGAGCAAAACAGCGTAGCGTTCGAATACCAGAAGCCCATTGGAGAGGCTGATATTCATGATATACTACTTGAAGGACTTTCTGGAGAAGAAAAAGTTCAAGAACTCATTGAAGACGATGTGAATGCATTCGGGATAGAGACTTTGTTGGATAATGAAGTAGCCCAAGATGTTTTGTGGTCCGATGCTGCAACTTTGCCGAATTTAATGTGGCAACCTATGCTGCAATTGCAAGAGTTGGAGTCGATTCAGTCCAATGATCAGTTAAGGAATTCTACGAATCTAATTAGCGACAGTTGGAGTTCCTTCGATCTGTCTGGTTTCGAGGTTTTTTCAAGACCTTGA
- the LOC133867332 gene encoding uncharacterized protein LOC133867332: MASLGQYCTRNWLSSKNSFNTISISQSCNARQFRNVEANHHSSTRPAFCQLSSPGGKKQLLIRTFQKSKEDHQWRVGCGDDGSCGIAPFSPHIPSALDLIKDFYNAINSKDPEKLDETLDQLLSDACEYQDLFFYIPFQGKQGIKKFLGDVMEAMGQHIQMVIDDAKVGENYSAIVFWHLVWKDKDIPFSTGCKFFECEEVKGKLVIRKITGVEEFPVKPGELLLKLLKAVSEFCDRYPTLAEGLLKLHSHGTHEGGLETILDMFGVKRG; this comes from the exons ATGGCCTCTTTAGGCCAATATTGTACAAGAAATTGGCTGAGCTCAAAGAACAGCTTCAACACAATTTCAATTTCCCAATCATGCAATGCAAGGCAATTTAGGAACGTAGAAGCCAACCATCACAGCAGTACTAGGCCCGCATTTTGCCAACTATCATCGCCTGGAGGAAAGAAGCAGCTGCTGATCAGAACCTTCCAGAAAAGCAAAGAAGATCATCAATGGAGAGTAGGCTGCGGTGATGATGGCTCATGCGGGATTGCACCTTTTTCCCCGCACATTCCTTCTGCATTGGACTTGATCAAAGACTTTTACAATGCCATCAATTCCAAGGACCCTGAAAAATTGGACGAGACATTGGACCAACTTCTGTCAGATGCTTGTGAATATCAGGATCTTTTCTTTTACATTCCATTTCAAGGAAAACAg GGTATCAAAAAGTTTTTGGGCGACGTAATGGAAGCGATGGGACAACATATTCAGATGGTTATCGATGACGCGAAAGTAGGCGAGAATTACAGTGCAATTGTATTTTGGCATCTAG TATGGAAGGACAAAGACATACCCTTCAGCACTGGTTGCAAATTCTTCGAATGTGAAGAAGTTAAGGGGAAGCTCGTAATTAg GAAAATAACCGGCGTGGAAGAATTTCCTGTAAAACCTGGTGAATTATTACTG AAACTGTTAAAGGCAGTCAGCGAATTTTGTGACCGCTACCCAACGTTAGCAGAAG GGTTGCTGAAGCTACACTCCCATGGCACGCATGAAGGAGGACTAGAAACGATTTTAGACATGTTTGGCGTGAAAAGAGGCTGA
- the LOC133867506 gene encoding LRR receptor-like serine/threonine-protein kinase RGI2, which yields MSSNAITIVFFLLNIFIFPAAISALNQEGLSLLSWLSAFNSSPSATFFSSWNPTHNNPCKWDYIKCSSTGFVSEIKITSVDLHTSFSTHLLSFNHLTALVLSNANLTGEIPPSIGNLSSLITLDLSYNALSGNIPAEVGKLSELQLLSLNSNSLHGEIPTEIGNCSKLQQLELFDNQLSGRIPEEISKLYALEVFRAGGNPGIHGEIPMLISNCKRLVFLGLADTGISGQIPSRLGELQNLKTLSVYTANLTGHIPPEIGNCSSLENLFLYENQLSGEIPGELCLAKNLKRVLLWQNSLSGSIPETLGNFSSLMVIDFSLNALRGEIPVSLANLVTLEELLLSDNNISGEIPSFVGNFSSLKQLELDNNRFSGEIPPAIGQLKELSLFFAWQNQLDGSIPTELANCKKLQALDLSHNLLTGSIPNSLFNLKNLTQLLLISNGISGEIPRDIGNCTSLIRLRLGSNNFIGQIPSEIGLLSSLSFLELSDNQFTGEIPPEIGDCTQLEMVDLHGNSLQGMIPSSLEFLVSLNVLDLSMNRIAGIIPENLGKLTSLNKLVISGNRLTGLIPTSLGRCRDLQLLDMSSNKITGSIPDEIGQLQGLDILLNLSWNSLTGPIPESFSNLSKLANLDLSHNMLSGSLRVLSNLDNLVSLNVSYNKFSGLLPNTKFFHDLPATAFSGNQELCINRNECHINGNLHGMKSIRNLIIYALLSIAVTVVIVIFGLFLFIRAREAAFGKNTDEEEQDLEWNFTPFQKLNFSINDIVPRLLDFNIVGKGCSGVVYRVETPRKQIIAVKKLWPVKNGELPERDLFSAEVQTLGSIRHKNIVRLLGCCNNGKTRLLLFDYICNGSLTGLLHEKRMFLDWDARYKIILGAAHGLAYLHHDCIPPIIHRDIKANNILVGPQFEAFLADFGLAKPVQSSECSAASNTVAGSYGYIAPEYGYSLKITEKSDVYSYGVVLLEVLIGMEPTDSRIPESDNITTWINSEVRERKCDFTSILDQQLVLRCGTQIQEMLQVLGVALLCVNACPEERPTMKDVAVMLKEIRHENEEFQKPNLVGNGLATNPKAAVHCSSFSRSSEPLIRSPPCP from the exons ATGTCAAGCAATGCAATCACTAttgttttcttccttctcaACATCTTTATCTTTCCTGCAGCCATCTCTGCCTTGAACCAAGAAGGCCTCTCTCTGCTTTCATGGCTTTCAGCCTTCAATTCATCTCCCTCTGCTACGTTCTTCTCTTCATGGAATCCAACCCACAATAATCCATGCAAATGGGATTATATCAAATGTTCAAGTACTGGGTTTGTCTCAGAAATCAAAATAACGTCAGTCGATCTTCACACCAGCTTCTCCACCCATCTACTCTCATTCAACCATCTCACCGCCCTTGTCCTTTCAAATGCAAACCTCACTGGAGAAATCCCACCTTCAATTGGAAACTTGTCATCACTGATCACCTTAGACCTCAGTTACAATGCTCTGTCAGGGAACATCCCAGCCGAAGTAGGAAAATTATCTGAGTTGCAGCTGTTGTCTCTGAACTCAAATTCCTTGCATGGTGAAATTCCAACAGAAATTGGAAACTGCTCAAAGCTTCAACAGCTTGAACTGTTTGACAACCAGCTCTCTGGAAGGATTCCTGAAGAAATAAGCAAGTTGTATGCCTTGGAAGTATTTCGTGCAGGCGGAAATCCGGGAATTCATGGCGAAATCCCAATGCTAATATCAAACTGCAAAAGACTAGTTTTTCTTGGTCTTGCGGATACCGGTATTTCGGGTCAGATTCCGAGCAGATTGGGAGAACTTCAGAATCTCAAGACTCTTTCAGTATACACAGCCAATCTCACAGGTCACATCCCACCAGAAATTGGTAATTGCTCATCCTTAGAGAACTTGTTTCTATATGAAAACCAGCTTTCTGGAGAGATTCCTGGCGAATTGTGTTTGGCGAAGAACCTCAAAAGGGTGTTATTATGGCAGAACAGTCTAAGTGGAAGCATTCCAGAAACTCTTGGAAACTTTTCAAGTTTGATGGTTATCGATTTCTCATTGAATGCTCTCAGGGGTGAGATTCCCGTGTCTCTTGCAAATTTAGTTACATTGGAGGAGCTTCTTTTGTCTGATAATAACATTTCTGGCGAAATACCATCATTTGTTGGCAACTTTTCCAGCCTGAAGCAGCTTGAATTGGATAACAACAGATTTTCTGGTGAGATTCCACCAGCCATCGGGCAACTAAAGGAACTTTCTCTGTTCTTTGCCTGGCAGAATCAGCTCGATGGAAGCATACCAACTGAGCTAGCCAACTGTAAGAAACTTCAAGCATTGGATCTTTCACACAATCTGCTCACCGGTTCCATTCCAAATTCTCTCTTCAATCTCAAGAACTTAACCCAATTGTTGTTAATATCAAATGGGATCTCAGGTGAAATTCCACGTGATATTGGCAACTGCACTAGCTTGATCCGTTTACGGCTGGGATCAAACAACTTCATTGGTCAAATTCCATCAGAAATTGGGCTCCTAAGTAGTTTGAGCTTTCTTGAATTGTCAGACAATCAATTTACAGGAGAAATTCCTCCTGAAATCGGTGACTGCACTCAACTAGAAATGGTTGATTTGCACGGGAATTCACTCCAAGGCATGATACCTTCATCATTAGAATTCCTTGTTAGTCTTAATGTTTTAGACCTTTCTATGAATAGAATAGCAGGCATCATTCCTGAGAATTTGGGCAAGCTTACCTCCTTAAACAAACTTGTAATCAGTGGGAACCGCCTCACTGGTTTAATCCCCACATCACTTGGCCGCTGTAGGGATTTGCAGTTGTTGGATATGAGCAGCAACAAAATCACTGGTTCTATCCCAGATGAAATTGGTCAGCTGCAAGGATTAGATATTCTCTTGAATTTAAGTTGGAATTCTCTAACAGGGCCCATTCCAGAGAGCTTCTCAAATCTCTCAAAGCTTGCCAACTTGGATCTCTCCCACAACATGCTATCAGGAAGCCTGAGAGTACTGAGTAATCTTGATAATCTAGTATCTCTGAATGTCTCATACAACAAATTTTCAGGTCTCCTTCCCAATACCAAGTTCTTCCATGATCTCCCAGCCACAGCGTTTTCTGGAAATCAAGAACTCTGCATCAATAGAAATGAGTGCCACATAAATGGAAATCTCCATGGCATGAAATCCATCAGAAACCTTATTATCTATGCTCTTCTCAGTATAGCTGTGACTGTGGTGATAGTGATTTTTGGACTGTTTTTATTTATCAGAGCTCGTGAAGCAGCATTTGGGAAGAATACTGATGAAGAAGAACAAGACTTGGAATGGAATTTCACCCCATTTCAAAAGCTTAACTTTTCAATAAATGATATTGTCCCAAGGCTTTTAGATTTTAATATTGTGGGAAAGGGTTGTTCAGGCGTTGTTTATCGAGTTGAGACTCCAAGAAAGCAGATCATTGCAGTGAAGAAGCTATGGCCAGTGAAGAATGGGGAGCTTCCAGAGAGAGACTTGTTTTCTGCAGAAGTTCAGACTCTTGGATCAATAAGGCACAAAAATATAGTGAGGCTTCTGGGATGTTGTAACAATGGAAAAACTAGATTGCTCTTGTTTGATTACATCTGTAATGGGAGTTTGACTGGATTGCTCCATGAGAAGAGGATGTTCTTGGACTGGGATGCAAGGTATAAGATCATTCTAGGAGCAGCTCATGGTTTAGCCTATCTTCACCATGACTGTATTCCTCCAATAATTCATCGTGACATTAAGGCCAACAACATCTTGGTAGGTCCACAATTTGAAGCGTTTCTAGCAGACTTTGGACTTGCCAAGCCTGTTCAATCGTCAGAATGTTCAGCAGCTTCCAACACGGTTGCCGGCTCTTATGGGTACATTGCTCCTG AATATGGATACAGTTTGAAGATCACAGAAAAGAGTGACGTGTACAGCTACGGCGTGGTGCTCCTAGAGGTCTTAATTGGGATGGAACCAACTGATAGCAGGATACCGGAAAGTGACAACATTACTACATGGATTAACAGTGAAGTTCGAGAAAGAAAATGCGATTTCACTTCAATTCTTGACCAGCAGCTAGTTTTGCGATGCGGAACACAGATCCAGGAGATGCTTCAAGTGCTTGGGGTGGCTCTCCTATGTGTGAATGCTTGCCCAGAGGAAAGGCCAACCATGAAAGATGTAGCAGTAATGCTCAAGGAGATAAGGCATGAAAATGAAGAATTTCAAAAGCCCAATTTGGTTGGCAATGGGTTAGCAACCAACCCAAAAGCAGCAGTCCATTGTTCTAGCTTCTCTAGATCATCTGAACCTCTTATCAGATCACCTCCATGTCCATAG